A region from the Serinus canaria isolate serCan28SL12 chromosome 10, serCan2020, whole genome shotgun sequence genome encodes:
- the MAPK6 gene encoding mitogen-activated protein kinase 6, which translates to MAEKFESLMNIHGFDLGSRYMDLKPLGCGGNGLVFSAVDNDCDKRVAVKKIVLTDPQSVKHALREIKIIRRLDHDNIVKVFEILGPSGSQLTDDVGSLTELNCVYIVQEYMETDLANLLEQGPLLEDHARLFMYQLLRGLKYIHSANVLHRDLKPANLFINTEDLVLKIGDFGLARIMDPHYSHKGHLSEGLVTKWYRSPRLLLSPNNYTKAIDMWAAGCIFAEMLTGKTLFAGAHELEQMQLILESIPVVHEEDRQELLNVIPVYIRNDMTEPHKPLTQLLPGISPEALDFLEQILTFSPMDRLTAEEALSHPYMSIYSFPTDEPISSHPFHIEDEVDDILLMDESHSHIYNWERYHESQFSDHDWPIHNNYEADEVQRDPRALSDVADEEEVQVDPRKYLDGDREKYLEDPAFDTHFSTEPCWQYSDHHENKYCDLECSHTCNYKMRSSSYLDNLVWRDSEVNHYYEPKLIIDLSNWKEQSKEKSDKKGKSKCEKNGLVKAQIALEEASQQLVEKEREKNQGFDFDSFIAETIQLSLQHESTDVDKLNDLNSSVSQIELKGIISKSVSREKQEKGMANLAQLEALYQTSWDSQFVSGGEGCFLIDQFCCEVRKDEQVEKENTYTSYLDKFFSKKEDAEMLEPEPVEEGKLGEKEREESFLSNSGELLFNKQLEAIGIPQFHSPVGSPLKSIQATLTPSAMKSSPQIPHKTYSSILKHLN; encoded by the exons atggcagaaaaatttGAAAGTCTCATGAACATTCATGGTTTTGATCTGGGCTCTCGTTATATGGACTTAAAACCACTGGGCTGTGGTGGAAATGGCTTAGTTTTTTCTGCTGTCGATAATGACTGTGACAAAAGAGTAGCTGTCAAGAAAATTGTCCTTACAGATCCCCAGAGTGTTAAGCATGCTCTACGTGAGATCAAAATTATTAGAAGGCTTGACCACGACAACATTGTGAAAGTATTTGAAATTCTTGGTCCCAGTGGAAGCCAGTTAACAGATGACGTGGGCTCCCTGACAGAATTGAACTGTGTTTACATTGTCCAGGAATACATGGAGACAGATCTGGCTAATTTGCTAGAGCAAGGCCCTTTACTGGAAGATCATGCCAGACTTTTCATGTACCAGCTGCTACGTGGGCTCAAGTATATTCACTCTGCAAATGTTCTGCATAGAGATCTCAAACCAGCTAATCTTTTCATTAATACTGAAGACTTGGTGCTGAAGATTGGTGACTTTGGTCTTGCACGAATCATGGATCCTCATTATTCCCACAAG gGCCATCTTTCTGAAGGATTGGTTACGAAATGGTACAGATCGCCCCGGCTTTTGCTTTCTCCTAACAACTACACTAAAGCCATTGACATGTGGGCTGCAGGTTGCATCTTTGCTGAAATGCTGACTGGGAAAACCCTCTTTGCAG GTGCACATGAACTTGAACAGATGCAGTTGATTTTAGAATCAATTCCTGTCGTACATGAGGAGGACCGTCAGGAGCTTCTCAATGTAATTCCAGTTTACATTAGAAACGATATGACTGAGCCACACAAACCTTTAACTCAGCTGCTTCCAGGCATCAGTCCTGAAG CGCTGGACTTTCTGGAGCAAATTTTGACATTTAGTCCCATGGATCGATTGACAGCAGAAGAAGCTTTGTCCCATCCTTATATGAGCATTTATTCCTTTCCAACGGATGAGCCTATTTCAAGTCATCCTTTTCACATTGAAGATGAGGTTGATGATATTCTGCTAATGGATGAAAGTCACAGCCATATTTATAATTGGGAAAG ATACCATGAAAGTCAGTTTTCAGACCATGACTGGCCTATTCATAATAACTATGAAGCTGATGAAGTTCAGCGTGATCCAAGGGCTCTTTCTGACGTTGCTGATGAAGAAGAAGTGCAAGTGGATCCTCGCAAATATTTGGATGGAGATCGTGAAAAGTACCTGGAGGATCCTGCCTTTGACACCCACTTCTCTACTGAGCCTTGCTGGCAGTATTCAGATCACCACGAAAACAAGTATTGTGATCTGGAATGTAGTCACACTTGTAATTACAAAATGAGGTCCTCTTCATACCTAGATAATTTAGTTTGGCGAGACAGTGAAGTTAACCATTACTATGAGCCCAAGCTTATTATAGATCTTTCAAACTGGAaggaacaaagcaaagaaaagtctGACAAGAAAGGCAAGTCTAAATGTGAAAAGAATGGCTTGGTGAAAGCTCAGATAGCACTTGAGGAAGCATCACAGCAACTTgttgaaaaagaaagggagaagaatCAGGGGTTTGACTTTGATTCTTTTATAGCAGAAACCATCCAGCTTAGTTTACAACATGAGTCTACTGATGTTGATAAATTAAATGACTTGAATAGTTCAGTGTCTCAGATAGAGTTGAAAGGAATAATATCGAAGTCGgtgagcagagagaagcaggagaaaggaaTGGCCAATTTGGCACAGTTAGAAGCTCTGTACCAAACTTCTTGGGACAGTCAGTTTGTCAGTGGTGGGGAGGGGTGCTTCCTCATAGACCAGTTCTGTTGCGAAGTAAGGAAGGATGAACaagttgaaaaagaaaatacttacaCCAGTTATTTGGACAAATTTTTTAGTAAGAAAGAAGATGCTGAAATGCTAGAACCTGAGCCAGTAGAAGAGGGGAAGCttggggagaaggaaagagaagagagctTTCTCAGTAACAGTGGGGAGCTCCTCTTCAACAAGCAGCTTGAGGCTATAGGTATTCCTCAGTTTCACAGCCCCGTTGGTTCGCCTCTCAAGTCCATCCAGGCCACGCTAACGCCTTCTGCTATGAAATCATCTCCCCAGATTCCCCACAAAACCTACAGCAGCATTCTGAAACATCTAAACTAA